From Saimiri boliviensis isolate mSaiBol1 chromosome 9, mSaiBol1.pri, whole genome shotgun sequence, a single genomic window includes:
- the DBNDD2 gene encoding dysbindin domain-containing protein 2 yields MDPNPRATLERQQLRLRERQKFFEDILQPETEFVFPLSHLHLESQRPPIGSISSMEVNVDTLEQVELIDLGDQDGADVFLPCEDPPPTPQSSGVDSHLEELSLPVPASDRTTSRTSSSSSDSSTNLHSPNPSDDGADTPLAQSDEEEERGDGGAEPGACS; encoded by the exons ATGGACCCAAATCCTCGCGCCACCCTGGAGCGCCAGCAGCTCCGCCTTCGGGAGCGGCAGAAATTCTTCGAGGACATTTTACAGCCAGAGACAGAGTTTgtctttcctctctcccacctGCATCTCGAGTCACAGAGAC CCCCCATAGGTAGTATCTCATCCATGGAAGTGAATGTGGACACACTAGAGCAAGTAGAACTTATTGACCTTGGGGATCAGGACGGAGCAGATGTGTTCTTGCCTTGCGAAGATCCTCCACCAACCCCCCAGTCGTCTG GGGTCGACAGCCATTTGGAGGAGCTGAGCCTGCCGGTGCCTGCATCAGACAGGACCACATCTaggacctcctcctcctcctctgactCCTCCACTAACCTGCACAGCCCAAATCCAAGTGATGACGGAGCAGACACGCCCTTGGCACAGTCggatgaagaggaggaaaggggTGATGGAGGGGCAGAGCCTGGAGCCTGCAGCTAG